The Fodinibius salinus nucleotide sequence CAATCACTTCGGCACCAAAATCGATCTCAAATTCACCGAGATCAATATCATCTTCCTCCTCCACTTCGCGATACACATCTATCTCACAATCCGTGAGCTTGGAGGCCAAACGAATGTTTACTCCACCCTTACCAATAGCTTTGGATACCTCATCAGCAGGCACAAGTACTTTAGCATGGCTTTTATCCTCACTGAGATCAACACTTAGAACCTCGGCCGGCTGCAGTGCTTTCTTAATAAACTCGTGTTTATCATCAGTGTAATTAATGACATCAATATTCTCGTTCTGTAGCTCGCGAACAATGGCGTGGATGCGAATACCTTTCATTCCCACACAAGCTCCTACGGGATCTACCCGCTCGTCGTGCGAGCGAACTGCTACCTTGGAACGGTCACCCGGATCACGAGCAATACGAACAAGTTCAATAATACCGTCAAAAACTTCCGGTATTTCGTTTTCAAATAATCGCTCTAAAAATATCGGCGACGTGCGCGATATAATCACCGACGGGTTGCCGTGATACCGCTTTACTTCTTTCACAACAGCTCGAATGGTATCTCCTTTTCGGTAACGGTCTTTATAAATCTGTTCATCTTTGGGGAGTACCAGCTCAACACCATTATGATTAACTAACATTTCGCGACTACGAATCTGATAGACATCACCTAGTACAATTTCACCAACACGATCGGAATATTCCTCAAAGATATTGTCCTTCTCAATTTCGCGAATACGCTGGGATAACTGCTGGCGCGCCATCATAACAGCACGACGTCCAAAATCTTGGATAGAAAGCTCTTGGGCATACTCATCATACAGCTCAAGGTCGGGATCATTTTTTTGTGCTTCTTCCAGGGTAATCTCCTGCACCTCATCCGTCAACTCTTCTTCGGGTACCACTTCACGGATATGAAGAATCTGAATTTCTCCCCGATCTGCATTTAAAATAACTTCAAAAGCATCATCCGAACCATACTTCTTGCGGATCATCGTTCTAAAGACATCTTCCAAGATCGACAATAGCAGATCTTTTCCCATGTCCTTGTCTTTTGCAATTTCGGCAAAAGATTGAATTATCTTTTTAGAAACGTCATTTGACATCAGTGAGCTCCTGTAACCTTAATTATTTGAATGAGGGAATAATTGTTGTTTCTACCAGCTTATCAAATGCAATCGATTTGGACTCTTCTTCCATTTCGATTACAATTTCATCTTCAAATACATCCTGTAAAATACCTTGCACTTCACGATCCTCGCCTTCATCTGTAAAAGCAACTCTTGCTTTTCGTCCCTTGTTTTTTGGGTATTGCCGCTTGTCAACCAGCGGACGATCTAAGCCCGGAGACGAAACATTAATCCGATATTTATCAGAGAAAATATCGTGAGCTTCAAGCAAAAAACTCATCTCGTTACTAATTTCTGCACATTCATCCATATTAACGCCGCGATCTTCGCCGTCCACCGATACCCATACTTCTGGAATATCCCCGCCCTTTATCTCAATATCGACGAGAAAAAAATCGGTTGTTGAAAGAACCGACTCGGCAATTTCTTTTAATTTGTTTGTTACTTTGTTGGACACAGCTACAATATTTATGGATAAAAAAAAGTGAGAACCTTGCGGTGCTCACTTAAAGCAATCAAAGATATTGGTATTCCGCCTAAAAAACAACCCACGAACTAGAATACTATTCCTTATAATACACGACCAATACAAGTGGTTAAAACAATTTGCTCATTACCTATATTTTCTCCTCAGCTAAACAAAAACTATATATTCCATAACTGCTGCTTTTTTAAAAATTTTTATAAAAACTTTATCTAAGCTTTTCTATAATAAGGAGCTACTTTTAAATCTTCACCTAACTTCCGTAACCATGACTCGGTACTGCCTCACTATTGTTATTCTACTTTCTAGTTTTGTCATTAGCAAAGCTCAAGAAATAGACATCACCCCTACCACGGCTGAAGAACGCGCAACAGCCATTGAAAAGCGTCAACACATGCGGGGGAACTCTATTTTTAACGAATATCCGGTTCGTAACGTGGGCCCAACAGTAATGGGCGGACGCATTACTGACCTGGCAGTAAAAAATGATAACCCGCGCAAATTCTATGTCGCCTTTGCTTCGGGTGGTATTTTCAAAACTACCAACAGCGGCAATACAATGGAACCCATTTTTGACCATCAGGGGACACTGACAATGGGAGACATTGCAATATCAAAAGCAGACAGCAACGTCTTATGGGCCGGTACCGGGGAAAATAACAGTAGCCGATCGAGCTACGCGGGCACCGGTATTTATAAGAGTGAAGACGGTGGCAAAACATGGTCCTTTTCCGGTCTTCGGGGCTCACAGCATATCGGCAGAATTATTACTCATCCTACAAATCCCGATGTGGCCTGGGCAGCCAGTATGGGTCCCCTTTATTCGATGAACGAAATTCGCGGTGTCTATAAAACAACTGATGGGGGAGAAAACTGGACAAAGACATTAACACCACCTGACAGTACCGGCGTTATCGATTTAGTTATGCATCCCAATAATCCCGACAAACTATGGGCCACTACCTGGGAACGTTACCGACAGGCCTGGAATTTTGATGAGGCCGGGCCCGGATCCGCGATTTATACTTCTAATGACGGTGGAGAAAACTGGCAAAAAGCCATGAAGGGCTTTCCTGACGGTAAGTTTGTGGGACGTATCGGCATCGACGTTAGCGAGAGTAACCCTAATATCATGTATGCGTTCTTAGATAATCAGAAGGAATCAAAAACAAAGAAAGAAACCGACTCTGATAAGCTGCACCAAACTGATTTTGTGGACATGAGTCGAAAGACCTTTCTGGAACTCGATGATGACAAATTAAATACATTTTTACGCAGCAACCAGTTTCCTAAAAAATATACTGCTAAATCTGTCAAGCAAGATGTACGCGAAGGCAAGTATAATCCTAAAGCATTGTCTGATTACCTGGGCGATGCCAATGACGCTCTTTTTGAAACCAGTATTGAAGGTGCCCAAGTCTATCGCTCGGAAAACGGTGGAAAAAGCTGGAAGAAAATAAACAGTTACAGCCTCGATAATCTCATCTTTACCTATGGCTACTATTTTGGCGAAGTACGCATATCCCCTACTGATCCCAATGAACTGTATATTATGGGTGTACCCATGCTTAAATCCGAAGATGGTGGAAAAACTTGGAAAGCAGTAGCAGAAAATCAAGATGTCCACGTCGACCACCATGCCATGTGGATTGATCCCAATGATCCAGAGCATATTTTGCTCGGTAATGACGGAGGATTATATGAAAGTCATGATGGTGCAGAGAATTTTATTCATCACAACAATACCCCGGTGGGACAATTTTACACCGTAGCTGTAGACATGGAGCAGCCTTACAATATTTACGGAGGACTGCAAGATAACGGAGTTTTTACCGGTTCTTCGGAAGGATCGCCCAACGACGGTGAACACTGGGAACGCCTTTTCGGCGGTGACGGCATGCATGTAGCCGTTGATCCCAATAATTCTGAGCTGATCTATACAGGATTTCAATTTGGTAATTATTTTCGGATTGAT carries:
- a CDS encoding VPS10 domain-containing protein, with the translated sequence MTRYCLTIVILLSSFVISKAQEIDITPTTAEERATAIEKRQHMRGNSIFNEYPVRNVGPTVMGGRITDLAVKNDNPRKFYVAFASGGIFKTTNSGNTMEPIFDHQGTLTMGDIAISKADSNVLWAGTGENNSSRSSYAGTGIYKSEDGGKTWSFSGLRGSQHIGRIITHPTNPDVAWAASMGPLYSMNEIRGVYKTTDGGENWTKTLTPPDSTGVIDLVMHPNNPDKLWATTWERYRQAWNFDEAGPGSAIYTSNDGGENWQKAMKGFPDGKFVGRIGIDVSESNPNIMYAFLDNQKESKTKKETDSDKLHQTDFVDMSRKTFLELDDDKLNTFLRSNQFPKKYTAKSVKQDVREGKYNPKALSDYLGDANDALFETSIEGAQVYRSENGGKSWKKINSYSLDNLIFTYGYYFGEVRISPTDPNELYIMGVPMLKSEDGGKTWKAVAENQDVHVDHHAMWIDPNDPEHILLGNDGGLYESHDGAENFIHHNNTPVGQFYTVAVDMEQPYNIYGGLQDNGVFTGSSEGSPNDGEHWERLFGGDGMHVAVDPNNSELIYTGFQFGNYFRIDQSKDKYTKITPKHQIGEAPYRFNWNTPVEMSNHNSDIIYFGSQKINRSMDQGKTWTTISPDLTKDLPNGNVPYSTLTTISESPVDFSVLWAGTDDGNIQVTKDGGKHWDLVSKDLPKRRWVSEVQASPHDPATAYASLNGYRYDDFKTYLYKTTNYGRTWQSVQGNLPQDVANVIAQDPVNPDILYAGLDHGTYASFNDGKKWFLINGIPNVASYDMVVHPRENDLVVGTHGRSVYVMELEPIHKIANNQDATIMALQTQDVRHSDNWGERPAPYRPINEPETKWMYWVGNSDVEEESISIKISNSDGEIVKTLSDKADYGFNTLSWNLLLDKSSKDNSRSYLSPGTYTVTYNLNGSTDEITFDVTSRNHSGNTSERVFSSPEEIEYEEY
- the nusA gene encoding transcription termination factor NusA — its product is MSNDVSKKIIQSFAEIAKDKDMGKDLLLSILEDVFRTMIRKKYGSDDAFEVILNADRGEIQILHIREVVPEEELTDEVQEITLEEAQKNDPDLELYDEYAQELSIQDFGRRAVMMARQQLSQRIREIEKDNIFEEYSDRVGEIVLGDVYQIRSREMLVNHNGVELVLPKDEQIYKDRYRKGDTIRAVVKEVKRYHGNPSVIISRTSPIFLERLFENEIPEVFDGIIELVRIARDPGDRSKVAVRSHDERVDPVGACVGMKGIRIHAIVRELQNENIDVINYTDDKHEFIKKALQPAEVLSVDLSEDKSHAKVLVPADEVSKAIGKGGVNIRLASKLTDCEIDVYREVEEEDDIDLGEFEIDFGAEVIDQLHEIGCDTARQVLDLEEEEIVRRTDGEITEEEAERIIDIIAYEFEDEEV
- the rimP gene encoding ribosome maturation factor RimP, with translation MSNKVTNKLKEIAESVLSTTDFFLVDIEIKGGDIPEVWVSVDGEDRGVNMDECAEISNEMSFLLEAHDIFSDKYRINVSSPGLDRPLVDKRQYPKNKGRKARVAFTDEGEDREVQGILQDVFEDEIVIEMEEESKSIAFDKLVETTIIPSFK